The following are from one region of the Nostoc cf. commune SO-36 genome:
- a CDS encoding YdeI/OmpD-associated family protein, with translation MQPNTEINLNKSKITGVSKLNNEFLTFCPQSREEWRRWLEKNHRTSFGVWLIYYKVKSGKPSIRYSEAVKEALCFGWIDSKVKSIDEERYMQIFTPRKPKSVWSKLNKQYIEELIEQGLMTTVGLEKIEAAKQNGSWNSLDAIEALIIPLDLKQALEANTTANEYFEAFNNSSKKNILFWIDSAKRPETRLKRIEQTVNSAVVNKNPLVK, from the coding sequence ATGCAGCCAAATACAGAGATAAACCTCAACAAAAGTAAGATTACTGGTGTATCCAAACTTAATAATGAATTCCTCACTTTCTGCCCTCAAAGCCGCGAAGAATGGCGGAGATGGTTAGAGAAAAATCATCGTACTTCTTTTGGTGTGTGGCTTATTTACTACAAAGTAAAAAGTGGTAAACCAAGTATTCGATATAGCGAAGCGGTAAAAGAAGCCTTATGCTTTGGTTGGATTGATAGTAAAGTCAAATCCATAGATGAAGAACGTTATATGCAAATATTTACACCTCGAAAACCGAAAAGTGTGTGGTCAAAATTAAATAAACAATATATTGAAGAACTTATAGAACAAGGTTTGATGACTACAGTTGGTCTGGAAAAAATTGAAGCCGCAAAACAAAATGGTTCATGGAATTCTTTAGATGCAATCGAAGCATTAATTATTCCCTTAGATTTAAAGCAGGCGTTAGAAGCCAACACAACTGCTAATGAGTATTTTGAGGCATTTAATAACTCATCCAAAAAGAATATCCTTTTTTGGATTGATAGTGCAAAACGTCCAGAGACAAGGTTGAAAAGAATTGAACAAACCGTCAACTCAGCAGTGGTGAACAAAAATCCATTGGTAAAATAA
- a CDS encoding GNAT family N-acetyltransferase, translating to MLEEIQTFTTEYLDKCAHLYVEVFNSEPWNEEWTFETARAKLFEILNTPGFVGFVFKQDELLGFVAGYCKQGPKSQSFYLEEICVQAHKQHQGIGTKLLNQLMDTLTAMEVAEVYLLTNKDGQAEAFYTKHGYQRSQYLIFMAKRF from the coding sequence ATGTTAGAAGAAATTCAAACCTTTACTACTGAATATCTTGACAAGTGCGCTCATTTATATGTTGAAGTGTTCAATAGTGAGCCTTGGAACGAGGAATGGACTTTCGAGACAGCAAGAGCAAAGTTATTTGAAATTCTGAATACACCGGGTTTTGTTGGATTTGTATTCAAACAGGATGAACTGTTAGGATTCGTGGCAGGTTATTGTAAGCAAGGGCCAAAAAGTCAAAGCTTTTATCTAGAAGAAATCTGTGTCCAAGCTCATAAGCAGCATCAAGGAATTGGCACAAAGCTACTTAACCAATTAATGGATACTCTAACCGCGATGGAAGTTGCTGAGGTTTATCTATTGACTAACAAGGATGGACAAGCAGAGGCTTTTTACACGAAGCATGGCTATCAAAGAAGCCAGTATTTGATTTTTATGGCAAAACGATTTTAG
- a CDS encoding response regulator, with product MSLDTRYPLNLPVNAPPLRVLIVEDDPMMQLGLEQSLMAHPQIEIVGQAEDGYLGVQAALQLKPDLVVMDIGLPRLDGIAATQQIKAALPATHVVMLTSHQTETEIIAALSSGADAYCIKGASVERLLSAIAAAVDGAAYLDPQIARRVIDNLKPPSATTNTANLSGRELEVLKLMVDGLSNPEIAEKLYLSPNTIKTHVRGIMNKLAVDDRVQAAVVALRSGLV from the coding sequence ATGTCTTTAGATACTCGCTATCCCTTAAATTTACCCGTCAATGCTCCGCCCTTGCGCGTGTTAATTGTCGAAGACGATCCGATGATGCAATTGGGATTAGAGCAATCGTTAATGGCTCATCCTCAGATAGAGATAGTTGGACAAGCAGAAGATGGTTATTTGGGAGTTCAAGCCGCACTGCAACTGAAACCTGATTTAGTGGTTATGGATATTGGGTTGCCGCGATTGGATGGCATTGCAGCGACACAGCAAATTAAGGCGGCGTTGCCAGCAACTCATGTGGTGATGCTGACATCTCATCAAACGGAGACAGAAATTATTGCGGCACTATCTAGCGGTGCAGATGCGTATTGCATTAAAGGTGCAAGTGTGGAACGATTGTTAAGTGCGATCGCAGCCGCAGTTGATGGTGCAGCATATCTCGATCCCCAAATTGCGCGACGAGTAATTGATAATCTCAAACCACCTTCAGCCACCACCAACACCGCCAACTTATCTGGACGCGAGTTAGAAGTTTTGAAACTCATGGTAGACGGATTGAGTAACCCAGAGATTGCCGAAAAACTTTATCTCAGCCCCAACACTATCAAAACTCACGTCCGAGGGATTATGAATAAATTAGCAGTAGACGATCGCGTGCAAGCAGCAGTCGTCGCATTGCGTTCAGGTTTGGTTTGA
- the era gene encoding GTPase Era — MRVEPKVTSIDNYNFSFSGEVTIPQAPPEFKSGFIGIVGRPNVGKSTLMNQLVGQKIAITSPIAQTTRNRLRGILTTPEAQLIFVDTPGIHKPHHQLGEVLVQNAKIAIESVDVILFVVDGGVACGSGDRYIAELLSRTKTPVILGVNKIDQQPSDSQFLDDSYAQMAQSHEWEIVKFSAKTNAGLPQLQELLIEHLELGPLYYPPDLVTDQPERFIMGELIREQILLLTREEVPHSVAIAIDLVEETPSITRILATINVERDSQKGILIGKGGAMLKTIGSEAREQIQKLIAGKVYLELFVKVQPKWRQSRISLAELGYRVEE, encoded by the coding sequence ATGAGGGTGGAGCCAAAGGTGACTAGTATTGATAATTACAACTTCTCTTTTTCAGGAGAAGTCACAATCCCACAGGCTCCTCCTGAATTTAAATCAGGTTTTATCGGCATTGTTGGTCGTCCTAATGTCGGTAAATCTACTTTGATGAATCAATTAGTAGGACAAAAAATAGCCATTACATCACCAATAGCGCAAACGACACGTAACCGTTTGCGAGGCATTTTAACTACACCAGAGGCGCAGTTAATTTTTGTAGATACGCCAGGAATTCACAAGCCCCATCATCAATTGGGGGAAGTGTTGGTGCAAAATGCCAAAATTGCCATTGAATCGGTAGATGTAATACTGTTTGTGGTAGATGGAGGAGTAGCTTGTGGATCGGGCGATCGCTATATTGCCGAGTTGCTCAGTCGCACCAAAACACCAGTGATTTTGGGTGTGAACAAAATCGACCAACAACCGTCTGATTCTCAGTTTCTAGATGATAGTTACGCTCAGATGGCCCAGTCCCATGAATGGGAAATTGTGAAATTTTCTGCCAAGACGAATGCAGGATTACCGCAACTTCAAGAGTTATTAATTGAACATTTAGAACTTGGGCCGTTATATTATCCTCCCGATTTGGTAACAGACCAGCCAGAACGCTTTATTATGGGTGAATTAATCCGAGAACAAATTTTATTGTTGACTCGTGAAGAAGTACCCCATTCAGTAGCGATCGCAATTGACTTAGTAGAAGAAACTCCCAGCATTACCCGGATACTTGCTACTATCAACGTCGAGCGCGATTCCCAAAAAGGCATACTCATTGGCAAAGGCGGGGCGATGCTCAAAACAATTGGTAGTGAAGCCCGCGAACAAATCCAAAAGTTAATCGCTGGTAAAGTTTACCTAGAATTATTTGTGAAAGTCCAACCAAAATGGCGACAGTCACGAATAAGTTTAGCGGAGTTAGGCTATCGCGTGGAAGAATAA
- a CDS encoding ATP-dependent 6-phosphofructokinase, with product MGERKRIGILTSGGDCSGLNAVIRAVVNCAVDTYGWEVLGIRQATLGLMARPPQFTKLEVDQVDLLLTAGGTMLGTTNKGDPFAFPMADGSVSDRSEEIIAGYHELGLDALIGVGGDGSLAILRRLAQQGGINLVGIPKTIDNDIGVTEHAIGFDTAVNIATEALDRLHFTAASHSRVMILEVMGRDAGHIAIAAGIAGGANVILIPEIPYTVEHICHKIKERQEKGKNYCLIIVSEAVRTHDGENVTITNRLGQSRYGGIGEYLADKIIEHIGVETRVTVLGHIQRGGTASPLDRLVATAFGVAAVNLIAESKYDRMVTWQNRQVLSVPITEAIAQYSAVDPNGTLVKTARGMSIYLGD from the coding sequence ATGGGAGAACGCAAACGCATAGGAATTCTTACCAGTGGAGGTGATTGTTCTGGCTTAAATGCTGTGATTAGGGCTGTAGTGAATTGTGCTGTGGATACTTATGGCTGGGAGGTTTTAGGAATTCGTCAAGCGACTCTAGGATTAATGGCGCGTCCGCCACAATTCACAAAGCTGGAAGTCGATCAAGTTGACTTGCTGTTAACGGCGGGTGGCACAATGTTGGGGACAACTAATAAAGGCGACCCTTTTGCTTTTCCAATGGCAGATGGGAGTGTAAGCGATCGCTCCGAAGAAATCATTGCGGGTTATCATGAGCTAGGTTTAGACGCTTTGATTGGTGTTGGCGGTGATGGTAGCTTGGCAATTCTCCGCCGCCTCGCTCAACAAGGTGGCATTAATCTAGTAGGTATTCCCAAAACGATTGATAACGATATTGGTGTTACTGAACACGCTATCGGCTTTGATACAGCAGTCAATATTGCCACAGAAGCATTAGATAGGTTGCATTTTACTGCTGCAAGTCATAGCCGAGTCATGATTTTGGAAGTTATGGGGCGTGATGCTGGACACATAGCTATAGCTGCGGGAATTGCGGGGGGAGCAAATGTAATTTTAATTCCTGAAATTCCTTACACAGTTGAGCATATTTGCCACAAAATCAAAGAACGGCAAGAGAAAGGCAAAAACTATTGTTTGATAATTGTTTCTGAAGCGGTTCGTACCCACGATGGGGAAAATGTGACAATTACAAATCGCTTAGGTCAATCTCGATACGGTGGAATTGGCGAATATTTAGCAGATAAAATTATTGAACACATTGGTGTAGAAACACGAGTTACAGTTTTAGGACACATTCAACGGGGTGGAACTGCTTCACCACTAGATAGGTTAGTTGCAACTGCTTTTGGCGTAGCGGCGGTTAATCTCATTGCAGAGAGTAAATACGATCGCATGGTGACATGGCAAAATCGCCAAGTATTAAGTGTACCAATTACCGAAGCGATCGCTCAATATAGCGCCGTTGATCCCAATGGTACTTTAGTTAAAACTGCTCGTGGTATGAGTATTTATTTGGGAGACTAA
- a CDS encoding nucleotidyltransferase family protein translates to MNIYEILGGKREEILQIAAKYGAYNIRIFGSVARREADINSDVDFLVEMEPGRSLFDLGGLLMELQEILGCEVDVVTEKGLRSRIRERVLSEAVPL, encoded by the coding sequence ATGAATATCTATGAAATATTGGGAGGCAAACGGGAAGAAATTTTGCAAATTGCGGCAAAATACGGAGCATATAATATTAGAATTTTTGGCTCAGTAGCCCGTCGTGAAGCCGATATTAACAGCGATGTTGATTTTTTAGTTGAAATGGAGCCAGGACGTAGCCTTTTTGATTTGGGTGGATTATTGATGGAGTTACAAGAAATACTTGGTTGTGAAGTTGATGTTGTCACAGAAAAAGGATTGCGATCGCGCATTCGAGAGCGAGTATTAAGTGAGGCAGTTCCGTTGTGA
- a CDS encoding ribonuclease HepT family protein translates to MRDNSEKLRDILEAIERIDKYAVQDREAFEDNELIQNWFIQHLQII, encoded by the coding sequence GTGAGGGATAATAGTGAAAAATTGCGTGATATTTTAGAAGCTATCGAACGTATCGACAAATATGCAGTTCAAGACCGGGAAGCTTTTGAAGATAACGAACTAATTCAAAATTGGTTTATTCAACACCTACAAATTATTTGA
- a CDS encoding HepT-like ribonuclease domain-containing protein: MRNILTHNYFEIDLDVVWLVIERELPNLKPQIEAILQTLS; this comes from the coding sequence ATGCGAAACATTTTAACTCATAATTACTTTGAAATCGATTTAGATGTTGTTTGGTTGGTTATTGAACGGGAATTGCCAAACCTTAAGCCTCAAATTGAAGCAATTTTACAAACATTATCTTGA
- a CDS encoding type II toxin-antitoxin system VapC family toxin — translation MSFDTHALIWFLEGNSRLGANAKAILSNSDSQLIIPATTLAEAIWIVERGRTSIPSAKDVISAVETDFRILIYPLDKEVVEMTINLSSINEMHDRQITATALVLASKGDNVQLLTCDQNIIASGLVTIVW, via the coding sequence ATGTCATTCGATACTCATGCACTAATTTGGTTCCTTGAAGGAAATTCCCGTTTGGGTGCAAATGCTAAAGCTATCCTCTCTAATTCTGATTCTCAACTGATTATTCCCGCAACTACATTGGCTGAGGCAATTTGGATTGTCGAAAGAGGTAGAACATCTATTCCTTCTGCTAAAGACGTAATTTCAGCAGTCGAAACTGATTTTCGCATACTAATTTATCCACTAGATAAAGAAGTAGTTGAAATGACTATCAACTTATCTAGTATTAATGAAATGCACGATCGACAAATTACTGCAACTGCCCTAGTCCTGGCGAGTAAAGGAGATAATGTGCAGCTATTAACATGCGACCAAAATATAATTGCATCTGGTTTAGTCACGATTGTTTGGTAG
- a CDS encoding tetratricopeptide repeat protein — translation MSSSNKLSNQHNNSKFQIEIGKFITYNQDEFAELVTFIDFAEKFTLGFIEINFPPDIDLLIAGLRQEPQCQEIQFVVLDFPEKNLRFLRDELVQQLANITKETNKKLVLLIRNLEKSIGVFGDYPPVLQDLNFVRDSYRQTVPHPLLFILPDYAISRLAKFAPDFWAWKSGLFRFKTTELTRDKAIANTLNADTDIERLPTPKQQERIDLLHSLLMEYNPTGEIPSLEHLRNCCNILNELGKAYLSQRKPIQAREYLEKACEIIKNFPDYSLQIEVINQLGKSYQQQRQFESANSYHQQALDIAKKQKNHRAVADSLHYLGNVSLSMPQFHQARDYYQQALEIKIEFGDRYSCASTYHNLGVVAQELRQFHQARDYYQQALEITIEFGDRYSCATTYHQLGYVAQELREYHQARDYYQQALEINIEFGDRYSCASTYHQLGMVAQELREYHQARDYYQQALEIFIEFGDRYSCATTYHNLGIVAEELREYHQARDYYQQALEIKIEFGNRYSCAKTYATLGLLAKAEENYAEARANLQTALEIYVEYQDEYMATVVREILESLPE, via the coding sequence ATGAGTTCTTCCAACAAGCTCTCCAATCAGCACAACAACAGTAAATTTCAAATAGAAATAGGTAAATTTATTACCTATAACCAAGATGAATTCGCTGAATTGGTAACATTTATCGATTTTGCTGAAAAATTTACGTTAGGTTTTATTGAAATTAACTTTCCCCCCGATATAGATTTATTAATTGCTGGATTGCGACAAGAGCCTCAATGTCAAGAAATCCAATTTGTGGTTTTAGATTTTCCTGAAAAGAATTTGCGATTTCTGCGGGATGAATTAGTGCAGCAATTAGCCAACATTACCAAAGAAACAAATAAAAAACTTGTTTTATTAATTCGGAATTTAGAAAAATCAATTGGTGTCTTTGGTGATTATCCACCAGTTCTACAGGATTTAAACTTCGTCCGCGATTCTTATCGTCAAACTGTACCGCATCCCCTTTTATTTATCTTGCCAGATTATGCGATTTCGCGGTTAGCAAAATTTGCACCTGATTTTTGGGCTTGGAAATCAGGTTTATTTCGCTTTAAAACTACAGAATTGACTAGAGATAAGGCAATTGCCAATACTCTCAATGCAGATACAGATATAGAACGCTTACCAACACCAAAACAACAAGAACGTATCGATTTATTACATAGCTTGTTGATGGAATATAACCCAACTGGAGAAATACCCAGCCTGGAACATCTTCGCAATTGCTGTAATATTTTAAATGAATTAGGCAAAGCATATTTAAGTCAACGCAAACCAATCCAAGCTAGAGAGTATTTAGAAAAAGCTTGTGAAATTATCAAGAATTTTCCTGATTATTCTTTACAAATTGAAGTTATCAATCAGTTAGGTAAAAGCTATCAGCAGCAACGACAGTTTGAATCTGCAAATAGCTATCATCAACAAGCTTTGGATATTGCCAAAAAACAGAAAAATCATCGTGCTGTCGCTGATTCATTGCATTATTTAGGCAATGTCTCTCTGAGTATGCCACAGTTCCACCAGGCACGGGATTATTATCAACAAGCCCTGGAAATCAAAATCGAATTTGGCGATCGCTACTCCTGTGCTAGCACTTACCACAATTTGGGAGTCGTTGCCCAAGAGTTGCGACAGTTCCACCAGGCACGGGATTATTATCAACAAGCCCTGGAAATCACAATCGAATTTGGCGATCGCTACTCCTGTGCTACGACTTACCACCAGTTGGGATATGTTGCCCAAGAATTGCGGGAATACCACCAGGCACGGGATTATTATCAACAAGCCCTGGAAATCAATATCGAATTTGGCGATCGCTACTCCTGTGCTAGCACTTACCACCAGTTGGGAATGGTTGCCCAAGAGTTGCGGGAATACCACCAGGCACGGGATTATTATCAACAAGCCCTGGAAATCTTTATCGAATTTGGCGATCGCTACTCCTGTGCTACGACTTACCACAACTTGGGAATCGTTGCCGAAGAGTTGCGGGAATACCACCAGGCACGGGATTATTATCAACAAGCCCTGGAAATCAAAATCGAATTTGGCAATCGCTATTCCTGTGCTAAGACTTACGCAACATTAGGATTGCTTGCAAAAGCAGAGGAAAATTACGCGGAAGCTAGGGCTAATTTGCAGACAGCGTTGGAGATATATGTTGAGTATCAGGATGAATATATGGCTACGGTGGTGAGGGAGATTTTAGAGAGTTTACCGGAGTAG
- a CDS encoding P-loop NTPase fold protein — protein MSQSSFQRANTLKAAFLACNVEPLEPAEMERYYVDLSAVRKTSAIDNVSTILDFQEAGDFTTILFTGHRGCGKSTELKKIQSLWEDNYRVIYLEANEETDINDTRYTDLYLIVIKQVEFELRKLGLTFNQDILKSFESWFKDITQENEQSVEKSVNVEAEATLSPTAPFLAKLMVKLLAQIKGSDKQKTTIRQTLEKDLSRLKSDTNLLLSDAYTKLRQKFPECKGLLIIFDNLDRVPPVVAEHLFFDYAAQMQELNCTIIYTVPISILCSPKNPLNQFDGNPHIVPMINIYEFDRHKCDLDYNQTGLDAIASVIEKRVDIDAIFESRHKLLELAKASGGHVRQLMQMMRSACQTASTRKHKKIISEDIEYAVKQQQFSFERFIPEEHYTHLAQVCLTKNVSKDEIGQLMLFNTSVLEYNGDKRWNYPNPVVKRNEFFQQALQSAQQQ, from the coding sequence ATGTCTCAGTCAAGTTTTCAGCGTGCAAATACTCTTAAAGCGGCTTTTTTGGCTTGTAATGTTGAGCCGCTTGAACCAGCAGAAATGGAACGGTATTATGTCGATCTGTCGGCGGTGCGGAAAACTTCGGCTATTGATAATGTTAGTACAATTTTGGATTTTCAAGAAGCAGGTGATTTTACAACAATTTTATTTACCGGACATCGCGGTTGTGGTAAAAGTACCGAGTTAAAAAAAATTCAGAGTCTTTGGGAAGACAATTATCGGGTTATTTATTTGGAAGCGAATGAAGAGACAGATATTAATGATACCCGATATACAGATTTATATTTGATTGTGATTAAACAAGTTGAATTTGAATTACGAAAATTAGGTTTAACTTTTAATCAAGATATATTAAAAAGTTTTGAATCATGGTTTAAAGACATTACTCAAGAAAACGAGCAAAGTGTCGAAAAATCAGTCAACGTTGAGGCAGAGGCAACTCTCAGCCCTACAGCGCCATTTCTCGCCAAACTAATGGTCAAATTGCTGGCGCAAATTAAAGGCTCGGACAAGCAAAAGACAACTATTCGCCAAACTCTAGAAAAAGATTTATCTCGCCTCAAATCTGATACTAATTTGTTATTAAGCGACGCTTACACAAAATTACGCCAGAAATTTCCTGAATGCAAAGGTTTACTCATCATCTTCGATAATTTGGATCGGGTTCCTCCTGTAGTAGCAGAACATTTATTCTTTGATTATGCGGCGCAGATGCAGGAATTAAATTGTACAATCATTTATACAGTACCGATTTCAATTCTTTGTTCGCCGAAAAATCCCCTAAATCAATTTGATGGTAATCCTCATATTGTGCCGATGATTAATATCTATGAATTTGATCGGCATAAATGTGATTTAGATTATAATCAGACCGGCTTAGATGCGATAGCAAGTGTAATTGAAAAACGGGTTGATATTGATGCAATTTTCGAGAGTCGTCATAAATTATTAGAACTAGCAAAAGCAAGTGGTGGCCATGTGCGTCAGTTAATGCAAATGATGCGCTCTGCATGTCAAACAGCGAGTACCCGAAAACATAAAAAAATTATATCGGAAGATATAGAGTATGCAGTTAAACAGCAACAATTTAGTTTTGAGCGATTTATTCCTGAAGAACATTATACTCATTTGGCTCAGGTTTGTTTAACTAAAAATGTCAGTAAAGATGAAATTGGACAACTAATGTTATTTAATACTTCCGTGTTGGAATATAACGGCGATAAACGATGGAATTATCCAAATCCGGTGGTTAAAAGAAATGAGTTCTTCCAACAAGCTCTCCAATCAGCACAACAACAGTAA
- a CDS encoding succinylglutamate desuccinylase/aspartoacylase family protein, translating to MLPVIESIVLRQMASGDRLYLQVYKFIGAQRGKKVYIQSNLHGAEIAGNAVIHQLIEFLLTINDTDLTGEIWLVPVCNPMGTNERAHHFSPGRYCVYEAKDWNRIFWDYEKEADDLVAFTKSQLHIDLKVVRQNYLTTIKQQFAKTLEKINSSNGVLYTELFAYKLQNLSLDADYLIDLHSSTNQALDYIYYFRNREDSVKYFLLDFGILLDKYDGDAFDEAFIKPWLALEACFKELGREIKFDVEAWTLELGSGMQMNPDSVAKGVRGVKNYLVQKGVIQVSNLPEDTKTYEMTFASSSNRKKYYAIAGGMIQSRIELGSKVKAGDKLYQILSFNKEGKLPTVIDVCAQHDGLVYDVATNQAVNEGEFVLGIVS from the coding sequence ATGCTGCCAGTTATTGAAAGTATTGTATTACGTCAAATGGCTTCGGGCGATCGCCTCTACTTACAAGTATACAAATTCATCGGCGCTCAACGTGGTAAAAAGGTTTACATTCAATCTAATCTGCACGGTGCAGAAATTGCTGGTAATGCCGTTATTCACCAGCTAATTGAGTTTTTGCTAACAATAAATGATACAGATTTAACTGGAGAAATTTGGCTAGTTCCCGTTTGTAATCCAATGGGGACAAATGAACGCGCTCATCATTTTTCTCCTGGACGTTACTGCGTTTATGAAGCCAAAGACTGGAATCGCATCTTTTGGGACTACGAGAAAGAAGCTGATGATTTAGTAGCTTTTACTAAATCTCAACTTCATATTGATCTAAAGGTCGTCAGACAAAATTATCTAACTACAATTAAGCAACAATTTGCAAAAACTTTAGAAAAAATTAATTCTTCTAATGGTGTTCTCTACACTGAGCTTTTTGCTTACAAGTTACAAAACCTGAGTTTAGACGCAGACTACTTAATTGATTTACACAGTTCTACCAATCAAGCTTTAGACTACATTTATTACTTCCGAAATCGAGAAGACAGTGTAAAATACTTCCTACTTGATTTTGGAATATTGCTTGATAAATATGATGGTGATGCTTTTGATGAAGCTTTTATTAAACCTTGGTTAGCACTAGAAGCTTGTTTTAAAGAGTTGGGTAGAGAAATTAAGTTTGATGTGGAAGCTTGGACACTGGAATTAGGCTCAGGAATGCAAATGAATCCTGATTCAGTCGCTAAAGGTGTACGGGGTGTGAAAAATTATTTAGTGCAGAAAGGTGTAATACAAGTTTCTAATTTACCAGAAGACACAAAAACCTACGAAATGACTTTTGCATCTAGCAGCAACCGGAAAAAATATTATGCGATCGCAGGTGGTATGATTCAATCCAGAATCGAATTAGGTAGCAAAGTCAAAGCTGGAGACAAGCTGTATCAAATTCTCAGTTTTAATAAAGAAGGTAAGTTACCTACTGTAATTGATGTCTGCGCTCAACATGATGGATTGGTTTATGATGTCGCAACCAATCAGGCTGTGAATGAAGGCGAGTTTGTATTGGGAATTGTTAGTTAG